Proteins encoded by one window of Primulina huaijiensis isolate GDHJ02 chromosome 1, ASM1229523v2, whole genome shotgun sequence:
- the LOC140989260 gene encoding transcription factor JUNGBRUNNEN 1-like, whose translation MSTCKEEEDDVPLPGFRFHPTDQELVAFYLRRKVEKRPLRIELIKQVDIYKYDPWDLPKSNNVEDKEWYFFCKRGRKYRNSVRPNRVITGSGFWKATGIDKQIYSSEGSLDCIGLKKSLVYYQGSAGKGTKTDWMMHEFRLPPGPDKGTKNIMDAKCIAREAEVWTLCRILKRDNSYKKVLAADWREVATKIRSNNVSHSTVETSSETCSVESCDKIGYNISFSSSVPVLSHHFQHQFEKKPNACIVDCSMNSNQQYFQGQYFMSSVKSQGPSSSSSMCADTNHEFLKHAENWEDLQSIVDYAAAVAATSTAAHPFYL comes from the exons ATGAGTActtgtaaagaagaagaagatgatgttCCACTTCCAGGGTTCAGATTTCATCCGACTGATCAAGAGCTCGTGGCGTTTTATCTTCGAAGAAAGGTCGAAAAAAGACCGTTACGCATCGAACTCATAAAACAAGTTGATATCTACAAGTATGATCCATGGGATCTTCCAA AATCCAATAACGTTGAGGACAAGGAGTGGTACTTCTTCTGCAAAAGAGGAAGAAAATACAGAAACAGCGTCAGACCCAATAGAGTAATAACAGGTTCCGGGTTCTGGAAAGCCACTGGTATTGATAAACAAATATACTCTTCAGAAGGAAGCCTCGATTGCATTGGGTTAAAGAAATCCCTGGTATACTATCAGGGAAGCGCCGGAAAGGGTACCAAGACTGATTGGATGATGCACGAGTTCCGGCTTCCGCCTGGCCCTGACAAAGGAACCAAGAATATTATGGATGCTAAATGCATTGCCCGAGAAGCT GAAGTTTGGACCCTATGCAGAATACTGAAACGCGACAATTCTTACAAGAAAGTGCTGGCCGCAGATTGGAGAGAAGTCGCTACGAAGATCAGAAGCAACAACGTTAGTCATTCAACAGTAGAGACAAGCTCAGAAACATGCAGCGTGGAGTCCTGTGATAAAATCGGCTACAACATTAGTTTCAGCAGCTCTGTACCAGTGCTCAGTCATCATTTCCAGCACCAGTTTGAGAAGAAACCCAATGCATGTATTGTTGATTGTAGTATGAATTCAAACCAACAGTACTTTCAAGGCCAATATTTCATGAGCTCGGTGAAATCTCAGGGCCCGTCGTCTTCGAGCTCTATGTGTGCTGACACTAACCATGAATTTCTAAAGCATGCTGAGAATTGGGAGGATCTTCAATCCATTGTCGACTACGCTGCTGCTGTGGCTGCTACTTCTACTGCTGCCCATCCCTTCTATTTGTAA
- the LOC140989336 gene encoding uncharacterized protein, giving the protein MVAHRRRATRNKLVSYSMTQRINAQFSHLNMIIDAGDVQCVLNLRMNRNAFGRLCCLLMHLGGLTDSRYARIQEKVAMFLSILAHHKKNRVISHDYICGGQTVSTHFQEVMRASLKLYMLLLVKPTPVDWNCDSDLWKWFEGCLGALDGTHIDVHVCAREKAKYRTRKVNIAVNVLGVCDRNMNFIYALTSWEGSAADDRVLRDALTRDDAFKVPRDE; this is encoded by the exons ATGGTTGCCCATCGACGTCGTGCCACTCGTAACAAACTTGTTTCGTACAGCATGACACAAAGAATCAATGCTCAATTTAGCCATTTGAATATGATTATTGATGCGGGTGATGTTCAATGTGTGTTGAACTTGAGAATGAATCGAAATGCATTTGGAAGGTTGTGTTGTCTTTTAATGCACTTAGGAGGACTAACAGATTCTCGGTATGCCCGCATCCAAGAAAAGGTTGCAATGTTTTTGTCTATATTGGCACACCATAAAAAAAATCGGGTAATCAGTCATGATTACATATGTGGTGGACAGACAGTCAGCACACATTTTCAAGAAGTTATGCGTGCGTCGTTGAAGTTGTATATGTTACTTCTTGTGAAGCCTACCCCTGTGGATTGGAACTGTGACAGCGATCTTTGGAAATGGTTTGAG ggTTGTCTAGGTGCATTGGATGGCACTCATATCGACGTACACGTTTGTGCTAGAGAGAAAGCCAAATATAGAACCAGAAAAGTAAATATTGCGGTTAACGTGTTGGGGGTTTGTGATCGAAATATGAACTTTATTTACGCTCTTACTAGTTGGGAGGGATCTGCCGCTGATGACAGAGTCTTAAGAGATGCATTAACTCGAGATGATGCATTCAAGGTTCCAAGAG ACGAGTAA